A portion of the Epinephelus moara isolate mb chromosome 4, YSFRI_EMoa_1.0, whole genome shotgun sequence genome contains these proteins:
- the zgc:113210 gene encoding uncharacterized protein zgc:113210, which yields MQAGMEAECIQELRKVIPELESENFLALVEHLSSELGLTKKADLALLEPDDLQQHLKPILRRRLIQAFRPVVDTDQPIILSTIPDEQTALFPSLDTQLTPTSTPPRTQSHSSRFPSTRPQNAWISQFEIPWNKMPASLLKATLRGQRARPEDRRAWKRTVVSAMQEHCPNPNKAACDEIAKMIVSKYPSTFADMTEEDEQLGVGYYSLAKQLKTRVEHANRNNVSEKIRRPRIMSQTSDDGSTKTVRCKVDSYGCINCQPKCVPEGETSESLEDRRKDIMAIFQSAGPRAVDRPDVDESMRLTYIYQRHMLNSCPPPSISVIEEHWPFLFTKRGLCDHFKALTGIDICDRVGEALQSKGTRIINFFQRQTQNRDIQHLLRDIESNTTAMQQSRTGIAAVLLLMKHFQEQEGSIFLLADATATKRSIETDMTLPSTPRLIMLGNTFLLATKWMVSIEGRVAYVLEEHLGFADALSVFFGCFYVFNIEYQEPACATLELIQRFFMRINPEEGTKCTAKTGVSRKTGAVVKRKAEAINSRVASFLHQLTEFEWKNLD from the exons ATGCAAGCAG GTATGGAGGCCGAATGCATTCAGGAACTTCGTAAAGTGATACCGGAATTGGAAAGTGAGAATTTCTTGGCCCTTGTTGAACATCTATCATCTGAACTTGGACTAACAAAGAAAGCGGACCTTGCCTTACTTGAGCCAGATGATTTGCAGCAGCATTTAAAGCCAATTCTACGCCGCAGACTTATCCAGGCCTTCAGGCCAGTAG TGGACACTGATCAGCCCATTATTCTCAGCACCATACCGGATGAACAAACGGCACTCTTCCCATCCTTGGACACACAACTGACACCTACATCTACACCTCCTCGTACCCAATCCCACTCCTCCAGATTTCCATCAACAAGACCACAAAACGCATGGATCAGCCAGTTTGAGATCCCATGGAACAAGATGCCTGCCTCACTCTTGAAGGCAACATTAAGAGGGCAGAGGGCTAGACCTGAGGACAGAAGAGCCTGGAAGAGAACCGTGGTGAGTGCCATGCAGGAACACTGTCCAAATCCAAACAAGGCTGCCTGTGATGAAATCGCAAAAATGATCGTGTCAAAATATCCTTCCACCTTTGCTGACATGACTGAGGAAGATGAACAGCTAGGAGTAGGGTATTATTCACTTGCAAAACAACTTAAGACTAGAGTTGAACACGCGAATCGCAATAATGTGAGTGAGAAAATACGAAGACCGAGGATAATGTCACAAACCAGTGATGATGGTAGCACCAAAACAGTGCGGTGTAAAGTTGACAGCTACGGCTGCATTAACTGCCAGCCAAAATGTGTCCCAGAAGGAGAGACTTCTGAGTCTTTAGAAGACAGAAGAAAAGATATAATGGCCATTTTCCAGTCTGCCGGCCCCAGAGCTGTGGACAGGCCAGATGTTGACGAGTCAATGAGGTTGACATACATCTATCAGCGTCACATGCTAAACTCCTGTCCTCCTCCGAGTATTAGTGTGATTGAAGAACACTGGCCTTTCCTCTTTACAAAAAGAGGACTCTGTGACCATTTCAAAGCTCTCACAGGTATTGATATCTGTGATCGAGTGGGGGAGGCTCTTCAATCCAAGGGGACGAGGATCATCAACTTCTTCCAAAGACAGACCCAGAACAGAGACATTCAGCATCTTCTACGAGACATTGAGAGCAACACAACAGCCATGCAGCAGAGCCGGACCGGCATAGCTGCAGTGCTTCTTCTGATGAAGCACTTCCAGGAGCAAGAGGGCTCCATCTTTCTTTTGGCAGAT gcAACTGCGACAAAGCGATCGATTGAGACAGACATGACACTCCCATCCACACCAAGATTGATTATGCT tgGGAACACATTTCTCTTGGCCACAAAATGGATGGTGAGCATCGAAGGGAGGGTGGCCTATGTTTTAGAGGAGCACCTGGGGTTTGCAGAtgccctgtcagtgttttttggaTGCTTCTATGTTTTCAACATAGAATATCAGGAGCCTGCCTGTGCGACATTGGAACTCATACAACG